The following are from one region of the Azospirillum sp. B510 genome:
- a CDS encoding ELWxxDGT repeat protein: MGSGRRDFLFGGDGNDIIADNRGNDYMEGGGGGDRFILKPGDGWDCIGDFQGGDNGDLLDLRAWSGIGSLEDVLARSYQDSDGLVLDFGPRDGVKLMGLSRKDLTADNLRLKAEPMKASAVFAATDNARGNELWGTDGRRATLLRDIAPGAASSEPQGFIELHGRVYFSADDGVHGRELWSTDGTPSGTRLLMDLNPGVASSAPTALTIADGRLYFEADDGQHGGELWVSDGTAGGTQMVKDVNAGGRPSFPSNLTAIGDELFFTANDSDHGRALWRSDGTAAGTELVKDFFPGSFDPPVPLPILPTHLTAVGDRLFLTAWDGTGGYGQLWVSDGTDEGTVKLDGGIGEDPRAGRLEVLTAVGDRLFYNHGEDLWTSDGTPEGTMLVKNFPPVGLSLPNQYVAFDDQIAFVASDGQHGFELWMSDGTEQGTRMVKDIAPGSAGADIGDFAVLDDRVFFTADDGMRGRSLWMSDGTEAGTRMVADRSHDVSWTAPGNLHAVGDSLYFSATSAGQGGALFRLDAEGEAVTKLATAQPFSLLYGTLEIAGI; the protein is encoded by the coding sequence CGGCGGCGACGGGAACGACATCATCGCCGACAATCGTGGCAACGACTACATGGAAGGCGGCGGCGGCGGCGACCGTTTCATTCTCAAGCCCGGTGACGGTTGGGACTGCATCGGCGACTTCCAGGGCGGGGACAACGGGGATCTGCTGGACCTGCGAGCGTGGAGTGGGATTGGCAGCCTGGAGGATGTGCTGGCCCGCTCCTACCAGGACAGCGACGGGCTGGTCCTCGATTTTGGACCACGTGACGGCGTGAAGCTGATGGGCCTGTCACGCAAGGATCTCACTGCCGACAATCTGCGTCTGAAAGCCGAGCCGATGAAAGCCAGCGCCGTGTTCGCGGCGACGGACAACGCGAGAGGGAACGAGCTGTGGGGAACGGACGGGCGCCGGGCCACCCTGCTGCGGGACATCGCTCCGGGGGCGGCTTCATCGGAACCGCAGGGCTTTATCGAACTCCATGGGCGTGTTTATTTCAGCGCCGACGACGGCGTCCATGGGCGTGAATTGTGGTCCACCGACGGAACACCAAGTGGAACCCGCCTGCTGATGGACCTCAATCCAGGCGTCGCATCGTCGGCGCCCACGGCCCTGACCATAGCGGACGGCCGCCTCTATTTCGAGGCGGACGACGGCCAGCATGGAGGGGAGCTTTGGGTCAGCGACGGGACGGCGGGCGGGACGCAAATGGTAAAGGACGTGAATGCCGGCGGACGGCCGTCCTTTCCCTCCAACCTGACGGCGATTGGGGATGAGCTGTTCTTCACCGCCAACGACAGCGACCATGGCAGGGCACTGTGGCGGTCGGATGGCACGGCGGCCGGGACGGAACTGGTCAAGGATTTCTTCCCCGGCAGCTTCGACCCCCCGGTTCCCCTGCCGATCCTGCCCACGCATCTGACGGCGGTCGGCGACCGGCTGTTCCTGACCGCCTGGGACGGGACCGGCGGCTATGGCCAGCTTTGGGTCAGCGACGGGACGGACGAGGGCACGGTCAAGCTGGATGGCGGCATTGGCGAGGACCCAAGGGCCGGGCGCCTGGAGGTCCTGACCGCAGTGGGAGACAGGCTGTTCTATAACCACGGCGAGGATTTGTGGACCAGCGACGGAACCCCGGAAGGCACGATGCTGGTGAAGAATTTTCCGCCGGTCGGCCTCTCCCTGCCCAACCAGTATGTCGCCTTCGACGACCAAATTGCCTTTGTGGCCAGCGATGGGCAGCACGGCTTTGAACTCTGGATGTCGGACGGGACGGAGCAGGGAACGCGCATGGTGAAGGATATCGCCCCTGGCAGCGCCGGTGCCGACATCGGGGACTTCGCCGTTCTGGACGACAGGGTGTTCTTCACCGCGGACGACGGAATGCGCGGACGCAGTCTGTGGATGAGCGACGGTACCGAGGCTGGGACACGCATGGTGGCGGACAGGTCCCACGACGTGAGCTGGACAGCGCCCGGCAACCTTCACGCGGTCGGCGACAGCCTCTATTTCAGCGCGACCAGCGCTGGCCAAGGCGGCGCGCTGTTCCGTCTGGATGCCGAGGGGGAGGCGGTGACGAAGCTCGCCACCGCGCAACCCTTCAGCCTGCTTTATGGCACGCTGGAGATCGCCGGGATCTGA